A part of Helicoverpa zea isolate HzStark_Cry1AcR chromosome 17, ilHelZeax1.1, whole genome shotgun sequence genomic DNA contains:
- the LOC124637989 gene encoding uncharacterized protein LOC124637989, which produces MDSKDKRKPLNYREHIASRYYESHAGHLFVNNVNPFHTVGGQTGDAKEQTNSKRKNEEFDYHDNRQFDYHDNRQTQELTASPSREIVNDILKNYPFNGNVIVNDEYNEIHEAFLAGHPRTVSQPMVSMSTNVFNTEYVSCSRDVKKTSQYDHKVRFGEYDQQNNNQRALSNDEIMTEPRPDGNKRCEKTTYCRPLLNMYNQQFIYKTMQRNARLQTLVRKLVIAREREKRREAWNNYINDLKNKHRYYSNEPNTISPQYVPGDYNPPATIDDFYNVRSHWPQSNPCQHLLDDLYGGYTPTSALRGYLCDYDSSVPDVRMFAYENNRICYPTSSQACMLKWNKERLSQGYSYEFGSRPRYYRGNTIVIENDQKYSFDKLQGTTRPYPIHPLSPTIRTPSPPSNSMTQSQTDETIKSGNPTPSARYENENLLPDVKEELEFTTEIKPEPSPDEDGIYYPFNKGTNTMDRDVATPLQQKQLEKPTPSKDKKKVNPPKFDKDEGSKKLEDFKNKMVEKFRNKQKEPSNEYELKQSESFKEKFKKVTDNISRLKEKMRQNDEDTKLRTLTTIEAKIDGIMKSINSIMSEIKVKKNKILSARKTTAVSRCTTTVTNSGNDLNRHRSDPYGFIKNEEHLVGVVHSSSRSVAITEVGPSDLRRHRDSSTSRILLEEMKKSDKVKRDIEELLKLRNERHDCSVNITFDIPTRDRSTEVTNSLSKAKFKSVSATVITDIPLSSRMNQEHQQMTIAVNTDPLGFLALLRVSTETVKQLLSYVPHLNSISYQSLLPLPAAQGVSHYICNICGAAFGRPSELSDHIEKHNLGKTKDCCVCRHTLDLRHARPGLFTCQCCGQRFTRAYCCELHQQSCAKQQGMPRDVPSGNVLLR; this is translated from the exons ATGGATTCGAAAGATAAGAGGAAACCTTTGAATTATCGTGAACACATTGCCAGCCGATATTACGAATCTCATGCAGGACATCTTTTTGTTAACAACGTAAACCCTTTCCATACAGTCGGAGGTCAAACCGGTGACGCAAAAGAACAGACTAACAGTAAACGGAAAAATGAAGAATTTGATTATCACGATAATAGACAATTTGATTATCACGATAATAGACAAACTCAAGAACTCACTGCTTCGCCGTCTAGGGAAATCGTAAATGATATTCTGAAAAATTATCCGTTCAACGGAAATGTTATTGTGAATGACGAATACAATGAGATACACGAAGCTTTTTTAGCTGGACATCCGAGAACAGTCTCACAGCCAATGGTTAGCATGTCGACAAATGTATTTAATACTGAATATGTGAGTTGTTCAAGAGATGTGAAGAAAACATCACAATATGATCATAAAGTTAGGTTTGGTGAATATGATCAGCAAAATAACAACCAAAGAGCCTTGTCTAACGATGAGATTATGACGGAGCCACGACCAGATGGAAACAAACGTTGTGAGAAAACTACATACTGCCGTCCattactaaatatgtataaccAACAATTCATATATAAAACTATGCAAAGAAATGCTAGGTTACAGACACTGGTTAGGAAATTAGTGATTGCGCGGGAAAGAGAAAAACGTAGAGAGGCATGGAACAACTACATCAATGATTTGAAGAATAAGCACAGGTATTACAGTAACGAACCAAATACAATATCACCTCAGTATGTACCAGGAGATTACAACCCTCCGGCGACGATAGACGATTTTTATAATGTGAGAAGCCACTGGCCTCAGTCAAACCCCTGTCAACATTTGCTCGATGATCTATACGGGGGTTATACACCAACAAGTGCATTAAGGGGGTATTTATGCGATTACGACTCTAGTGTACCTGATGTCAGAATGTTTGCTTACGAAAATAACCGCATTTGTTACCCTACATCTTCCCAGGCTTGTATGCTTAAATGGAATAAAGAAAGATTAAGCCAGGGTTATTCATATGAATTTGGCTCTAGACCTAGATATTATCGTGGAAATACTATAGTTATCGAGAATGATCAAAAATATTCGTTTGATAAATTACAAGGAACTACAAGACCGTATCCTATTCACCCTTTGAGCCCAACAATAAGAACGCCATCACCACCAAGTAATTCAATGACGCAAAGTCAAACAGATGAAACTATAAAATCAGGGAACCCCACTCCGTCTGCTCGATACGAAAATGAAAACCTTCTACCGGATGTTAAGGAAGAATTAGAGTTTACAACCGAGATTAAGCCAGAACCATCCCCAGATGAAGATGGAATATATTATCCATTTAATAAAGGTACAAATACAATGGACAGGGATGTAGCAACACCATtgcaacaaaaacaactggAGAAACCGACACCTTCTAAAGATAAAAAGAAAGTCAATCCTCCTAAATTTGATAAGGACGAGGGTTCCAAAAAGCTAGaagatttcaaaaataaaatggtcGAAAAATTTCGTAATAAACAAAAAGAACCTAGCAACGAATATGAACTTAAACAATCTGAATcatttaaagaaaaatttaaaaaagtcaCTGATAACATTTCAAggttaaaagaaaaaatgcgACAAAACGACGAAGATACAAAACTTAGAACTTTAACTACAATTGAAGCAAAAATTGATGGTATAATGAAATCTATCAACTCGATAATGTCGGAAATTAAagtgaagaaaaataaaatactttcggCCAGAAAAACTACTGCAGTATCTCGTTGTACCACAACGGTTACCAATAGCGGAAATGATTTAAACCGTCATCGAAGTGACCCATACGGGTTTATCAAAAATGAAGAACATTTAGTTGGAGTGGTACACAGCAGTTCCAGGAGTGTAGCAATTACTGAAGTTGGACCGAGTGATCTGAGAAGACACAGAGACTCCAGTACTTCCAGAATATTATTAGAAGAAATGAAAAAGAGTGATAAAGTTAAGAGAGACATTGAAGAATTGCTGAAGCTTCGTAACGAGAGACACGATTGCTCAGTGAATATAACATTTGATATTCCAACTAGAGATCGATCGACCGAAGTAACAAATTCTCTGTCTAAAGCTAAATTCAAATCTGTAAGCGCGACTGTAATTACAGATATACCACTGAGTAGTAGAATGAATCAGGAGCACCAGCAGATGACTATAGCTGTGAATACTGATCCTCTGGGCTTTCTGGCTCTGCTGAGGGTGTCCACGGAGACGGTGAAGCAGCTGCTGTCGTACGTGCCGCACCTGAACAGCATCTCGTACCAGTCGCTGCTGCCGCTGCCGGCGGCGCAGGGCGTGTCGCACTACATCTGCAACATCTGCGGCGCCGCGTTCGGCCGCCCCTCGGAGCTCAGTGACCacattgaaaaacataatttggGAAAGACAAA GGATTGTTGTGTATGCCGCCACACGCTGGACCTGCGGCACGCGCGGCCCGGTCTGTTCACGTGCCAGTGCTGCGGCCAGAGGTTCACCAGGGCCTACTGCTGCGAGCTGCACCAGCAGAGCTGTGCCAAGCAGCAGGGCATGCCGCGAGACGTCCCCTCCGGGAACGTGCTGCTCCGGTAG